A genomic segment from Symbiobacterium terraclitae encodes:
- a CDS encoding methylmalonyl-CoA mutase family protein, with protein MATGERKERFAGVSDRPVKRFYGPDDIAGFDYERDLGDPGEYPFTRGVHPTMYRGKLWTMRQFAGFGTAEETNARFRYLLEQGQTGLSTAFDMPTLLGYDSDHPYANGEVGKLGVAIDSLRDFEILFEGIPLDKVSTSMTINPPASIMLAMYLVVAERQGVSWDQVSGTIQNDILKDYIAQKTYIYPPGPSMRLITDVMAFCARNVPRWNTISISGYHIREAGATAAQELAFTLADGMAYVEAGIKAGLDVDEFAPRLSFFFDVHNDFFEEIAKFRAARRIWARVMRDRYGAKNPRSWMLRTHAQTAGVSLTAQQPENNIVRVTLQALAAVLGGTQSLHTNSYDEALALPSEEAVRIALRTQQIIAEESGVANVVDPLAGSYYVEHLTNKLEEEAYEIFAKIEALGGVVAAIEKGWFQQQIADSAYRFQRRVMNGDYRVVGVNAYADPDEKPTTNILKVNPEVQRRQIERVRQVRQERDQKAAAAALAELRRASQTSENLMPYIIACVRNYCTVGEICGMWREVWGEYREESVY; from the coding sequence GTGGCGACTGGGGAGAGGAAGGAGCGGTTCGCGGGCGTTTCAGACCGCCCGGTCAAGCGCTTCTACGGACCTGATGACATCGCTGGCTTCGACTACGAACGCGATCTGGGCGACCCCGGCGAGTATCCCTTCACTCGCGGTGTCCACCCGACGATGTACCGCGGCAAGCTCTGGACGATGCGGCAGTTCGCCGGCTTCGGCACGGCGGAGGAGACCAACGCCCGTTTCCGCTACCTGCTGGAGCAGGGGCAGACGGGCCTCTCGACCGCGTTTGACATGCCCACGCTCCTGGGCTACGACTCCGACCACCCCTATGCCAACGGCGAGGTGGGCAAGCTGGGGGTGGCCATCGACTCGCTGCGGGACTTCGAGATCCTGTTCGAGGGCATCCCCCTGGACAAGGTCTCGACGTCGATGACCATCAACCCGCCCGCCTCCATCATGCTCGCCATGTACCTGGTGGTGGCCGAGCGCCAGGGCGTCTCCTGGGACCAGGTGAGCGGCACCATCCAGAACGACATCCTCAAGGACTATATCGCCCAGAAGACCTATATCTACCCCCCGGGGCCCTCGATGCGGCTGATCACCGACGTGATGGCCTTCTGCGCCCGGAACGTGCCCCGGTGGAACACCATCTCCATCTCCGGCTACCACATCCGCGAGGCCGGCGCCACCGCGGCGCAGGAGCTGGCCTTCACGCTCGCCGACGGCATGGCCTACGTGGAGGCCGGCATCAAGGCGGGGCTGGACGTGGACGAGTTCGCCCCGCGGCTCTCCTTCTTCTTCGACGTCCACAACGACTTCTTCGAGGAGATCGCGAAGTTCCGCGCCGCCCGGCGCATTTGGGCCCGGGTGATGCGCGACCGCTATGGCGCGAAGAACCCGCGCTCCTGGATGCTGCGCACCCACGCCCAGACCGCCGGCGTGAGCCTCACGGCGCAGCAGCCCGAGAACAACATCGTGCGGGTGACGCTGCAGGCGCTGGCGGCGGTGCTGGGCGGCACGCAGTCGCTGCACACCAACTCCTACGACGAGGCGCTGGCGCTGCCCAGCGAGGAGGCGGTGCGCATCGCCCTGCGCACGCAGCAGATCATCGCCGAGGAGAGCGGCGTCGCCAACGTCGTCGACCCGCTGGCCGGCTCTTACTACGTGGAGCACCTCACCAACAAGCTGGAGGAGGAGGCCTACGAGATCTTCGCCAAGATCGAGGCGCTGGGCGGCGTGGTCGCGGCCATCGAGAAGGGCTGGTTCCAGCAGCAGATCGCCGACTCGGCGTACCGCTTCCAGCGCCGGGTGATGAACGGCGACTACCGGGTGGTGGGCGTCAACGCTTACGCCGACCCCGATGAGAAGCCTACGACCAACATCCTGAAGGTGAACCCCGAGGTGCAGCGGCGGCAGATCGAGCGGGTCCGGCAGGTGCGGCAGGAGCGGGACCAGAAGGCCGCGGCGGCGGCCCTTGCCGAGCTGCGGCGGGCCTCGCAGACCAGCGAGAACCTGATGCCCTATATCATCGCATGCGTCAGGAACTACTGCACCGTGGGCGAGATCTGCGGCATGTGGAGGGAAGTGTGGGGCGAGTACCGGGAGGAGTCGGTCTACTAG
- a CDS encoding cobalamin B12-binding domain-containing protein yields MEAVSTRKIRVLVAKLGLDAHDRGAKVVARAYRDAGFEVIYTGLYQRPEAVAAAAIQEDVDVVAISSLAGAHGVLIPQLIQLLREQGADDILILAGGIIPEDEVPALLEAGVSRVFGPGSDLDEIIEYTKVNVKR; encoded by the coding sequence GTGGAAGCCGTATCCACTCGTAAGATCAGGGTACTCGTGGCGAAGCTGGGGCTCGATGCCCACGACCGGGGGGCCAAGGTGGTCGCCCGGGCCTACCGGGACGCGGGCTTCGAGGTGATCTACACAGGTCTCTATCAGAGGCCGGAGGCGGTGGCCGCGGCCGCGATCCAGGAGGACGTGGACGTGGTCGCCATCTCGTCGCTCGCCGGGGCGCACGGGGTCTTGATTCCGCAGCTGATCCAGCTGCTCCGGGAGCAGGGCGCAGACGACATCCTCATTCTGGCCGGCGGCATCATCCCCGAGGACGAGGTGCCGGCGCTGCTGGAGGCGGGCGTCTCCCGGGTCTTCGGCCCGGGCTCCGACCTGGATGAGATCATCGAGTACACGAAGGTGAACGTGAAGCGATGA
- the meaB gene encoding methylmalonyl Co-A mutase-associated GTPase MeaB, whose translation MTVQQRAAELFARLAAGDRRALARGITWVENGAEEATALMRLAYPRTGRAHVVGITGPPGAGKSTLVDRLAMELRSRGQTVAIVAVDPTSPFSGGAILGDRIRMQRTLTDPGVFMRSLAARGHLGGLSPATGEVVGLLDAFGFDVILVETVGAGQSEVEIMALAHTTCVVVIPGMGDEIQAIKAGILEIGDVFACNKADREGAERTVSEIEMMLDLGHMGKPGINRWPVEPGGAPPKAAGAGAGAGAGVGDALRRLDRTGHHSAEELAGAAGHMTHAAAHVAARHGTANPGDVSWRPPVLKTVAKDGQGVSALADRLAEHLAFLKETGRWEARREQDAALRVQALVSEWVARATLARARAAGDYERLVRQVAERQLDPYSAADEILKNHWGR comes from the coding sequence ATGACGGTACAGCAGCGGGCTGCGGAGCTGTTTGCACGGCTTGCGGCAGGCGACCGGCGGGCCCTGGCCAGGGGGATCACCTGGGTGGAGAACGGCGCCGAGGAGGCGACGGCCCTGATGCGCCTGGCCTACCCGCGGACGGGCAGGGCCCACGTGGTGGGCATCACCGGGCCGCCGGGGGCCGGCAAGTCCACGCTGGTGGACAGGCTGGCCATGGAGCTGCGGAGTCGTGGCCAGACCGTGGCCATCGTGGCGGTCGATCCCACGAGCCCCTTCTCGGGCGGGGCGATCCTGGGCGACCGCATCCGGATGCAGCGCACCCTCACCGACCCGGGCGTCTTCATGCGCTCGCTGGCGGCCCGGGGGCACCTCGGGGGCCTCTCCCCGGCCACGGGCGAGGTGGTGGGGCTGCTGGACGCCTTCGGGTTCGACGTGATCCTCGTGGAGACCGTGGGGGCCGGCCAGTCCGAGGTCGAGATCATGGCCCTGGCCCACACCACCTGCGTGGTGGTGATCCCCGGCATGGGCGACGAGATCCAGGCGATCAAGGCCGGCATCCTCGAGATCGGCGACGTCTTCGCCTGCAACAAGGCCGACCGGGAGGGCGCGGAACGCACGGTCAGCGAGATCGAGATGATGCTGGACCTCGGCCACATGGGCAAGCCGGGCATCAACCGCTGGCCGGTTGAACCGGGCGGTGCGCCGCCCAAGGCCGCGGGGGCTGGCGCAGGTGCAGGTGCAGGAGTAGGGGACGCACTGCGCCGGCTCGACCGCACCGGTCACCACAGCGCAGAGGAACTCGCCGGCGCGGCCGGCCACATGACCCATGCGGCGGCCCATGTCGCCGCACGCCACGGCACCGCCAACCCCGGCGACGTCTCCTGGCGGCCGCCGGTGCTGAAGACCGTGGCCAAAGACGGCCAGGGCGTGTCCGCGCTCGCCGACCGGCTGGCGGAGCACCTGGCCTTCCTGAAGGAGACGGGCCGCTGGGAGGCCCGCCGCGAGCAGGACGCCGCCCTGCGCGTCCAGGCGCTGGTCAGCGAGTGGGTGGCCCGCGCGACGCTCGCCCGCGCCCGGGCGGCCGGCGACTACGAGCGGCTCGTCCGCCAGGTGGCCGAGCGGCAGCTCGACCCCTACAGCGCCGCGGACGAGATCCTGAAGAACCACTGGGGCCGGTGA
- a CDS encoding acyl-CoA dehydrogenase, translating into MNFFLTEEQNMVRQAIRDLAEKEIAPRSAEYNRNHEFPWANFKLLAENGYLNMHLPEPYGGGMDWVSYAIVIEELARACAVTSVIFEVHCSLHSEAIFHFGTQEQKDRYLPRLTRGEILGAYALTEPGAGSDAAALRTTAVKDGDHYVLNGEKTFITNGGQAGLYVVFARTNPDPAAGHRGISAFLVEAGTPGFSVSKPMEKMGLHASHTTSLYFEDCRIPASQLLGKEGEGFKIAMSILDRGRIGIAAQAVGITQAALEDSIKFAKERHTFGKPIAEHQAIAWKIADMATDLEAARLLLYRAAFLMQQGARATKEISMAKLFASEMAMKHTVEAVQIHGGYGYMQEYRVERLMREAKITQLYEGTSEIQRLVISRALLRD; encoded by the coding sequence ATGAACTTTTTCCTGACCGAAGAGCAGAACATGGTGCGGCAGGCGATTCGCGACCTGGCGGAGAAGGAGATCGCGCCCCGCTCGGCCGAGTACAACCGCAACCACGAGTTCCCGTGGGCCAACTTCAAGCTGCTGGCGGAGAACGGCTACCTGAACATGCACCTGCCCGAGCCCTACGGCGGCGGCATGGACTGGGTGAGCTACGCCATCGTCATCGAGGAGCTGGCCCGGGCGTGCGCCGTCACCTCGGTGATCTTCGAGGTGCACTGCTCCCTGCACTCCGAGGCGATCTTCCACTTCGGCACGCAGGAGCAGAAGGACCGCTACCTGCCGAGGCTCACCCGCGGCGAGATCCTCGGCGCCTACGCCCTCACCGAGCCCGGCGCCGGCTCTGACGCCGCCGCGCTCCGCACCACGGCGGTCAAGGACGGCGATCACTACGTCCTCAACGGCGAGAAGACCTTCATCACCAACGGCGGCCAGGCGGGGCTCTACGTGGTCTTCGCCCGGACGAACCCCGACCCCGCGGCGGGCCACCGGGGTATCTCCGCCTTCCTGGTGGAGGCCGGAACCCCCGGCTTCAGCGTGAGCAAGCCGATGGAGAAGATGGGGCTGCACGCCTCGCACACCACCTCGCTGTACTTCGAGGACTGCCGCATCCCGGCGTCCCAGCTCCTGGGCAAGGAGGGCGAGGGCTTCAAGATCGCCATGTCCATCCTGGACCGGGGCCGCATCGGCATCGCGGCCCAGGCCGTGGGCATCACCCAGGCGGCGCTGGAGGACTCGATCAAGTTCGCCAAGGAGCGCCATACCTTCGGCAAGCCCATCGCCGAGCACCAGGCCATCGCCTGGAAGATCGCCGACATGGCCACCGACCTGGAGGCGGCCCGCCTCCTGCTCTACCGGGCGGCCTTCCTGATGCAGCAGGGCGCCCGGGCGACGAAGGAGATCTCCATGGCCAAGCTGTTCGCCTCGGAGATGGCGATGAAGCACACCGTGGAGGCCGTGCAAATCCACGGCGGGTACGGATACATGCAGGAGTACCGCGTCGAGCGCCTGATGCGGGAGGCGAAGATCACGCAGCTCTACGAGGGCACCAGCGAGATCCAGCGGCT